A window from Montipora capricornis isolate CH-2021 chromosome 7, ASM3666992v2, whole genome shotgun sequence encodes these proteins:
- the LOC138056062 gene encoding SCO-spondin-like, whose translation MWFVVTIQLISVLLIFQSDKCLSCDQAHWVESLDRPIWSTCHNQKTYLTGLWRHNRQLGDERVGRIEYGRCCTATEPSYTNQPAACSNANWLHTLDGFNVWALCPTGYYLNGLRLGAGPPAYLQHIDEGQCCHPQGHPNCYEHCYDEDVTHSFDHKGWSECQQTGYYMTGFYKSSCNDIYCIEKFRCCKMKKPAINGGWSAYEDWSECSVTCGAGQQERFRTCTNHPPSNCGAQCSGFNKETRPCDNGPCKGRRNNDNLRRLEKGFSLL comes from the exons ATGTGGTTTGTGGTCACCATTCAACTTATCAGTGTGTTGCTGATATTCCAGTCTGATAAATGTTTAAGCTGTGACCAGGCTCACTGGGTGGAGAGCCTGGATAGACCAATTTGGTCCACATGTCACAATCAAAAGACATACCTAACAGGATTGTGGAGGCACAACCGACAGCTGGGAGATGAAAGAGTTGGGCGAATCGAATATGGAAGGTGCTGCACAGCCACTGAACCCAGTTATACCAATCAGCCTGCAGCCTGCTCAAATGCAAACTGGCTACACACATTGGATGG TTTTAATGTCTGGGCGCTGTGTCCAACTGGTTACTACTTGAACGGCCTCAGATTGGGCGCTGGACCACCTGCATACCTACAGCACATTGACGAGGGACAATGCTGCCATCCACAGGGACACCCCAACTGTTACGAGCACTGTTACGATGAAGATGTCACCCATTCGTTCGACCACAAGGGTTGGAGTGAATGCCAACAGACGGGATATTACATGACCGGCTTCTACAAAAGCAGTTGCAACGACATTTACTGCATTGAAAAGTTCAGATGCTGCAAGATGAAGAAac CGGCTATCAATGGCGGTTGGAGCGCCTATGAAGACTGGAGCGAGTGCAGTGTGACTTGCGGAGCTGGACAGCAAGAGCGATTCCGCACTTGCACCAATCACCCTCCGTCTAATTGTGGGGCGCAATGCTCTGGATTCAACAAAGAGACCAGGCCATGCGACAATGGACCATGCAAAGGAAGGCGAAACAATGataacttaaggaggctcgaaaaggggttttcgttgctatag
- the LOC138056063 gene encoding uncharacterized protein, whose translation MATLGTIESFNPSLEDWNAYSERFDHKTYNALRDLLAPAKPSEVKFEELVKTLRDHYEPKPIVIAERFHFHKREQHDGEGVAAYSAALKKCSEHCAFGTFLEEALRDRFVCGLRSKQTQKRLLAEKELTWKAAVEIALAMEVADKQASNVRKSAEAGGINYVKPPHPPKTPKQRKPCFRCGEDHAPQKCRFKDENCRNCKLKGHISKMCN comes from the exons atggccaCTCTCGGAACAATAGAGTCCTTCAACCCCAGTCTAGAAGACTGGAACGCCTACAGCGAGCGTTTTGACCA CAAGACCTACAACGCCTTGAGGGATTTGCTTGCCCCTGCAAAGCCATCCGAAGTCAAGTTTGAAGAGTTGGTGAAAACTTTACGGGACCACTACGAACCGAAACCAATCGTGATAGCCGAACGATTTCACTTCCACAAGCGTGAACAGCACGATGGGGAAGGTGTGGCGGCGTACAGCGCAGCCTTGAAGAAATGTTCAGAACACTGTGCCTTTGGCACTTTCTTAGAAGAAGCACTTCGAGACCGTTTCGTCTGTGGGCTAAGAAGTAAACAGACACAAAAGAGACTGTTGGCAGAAAAAGAGCTTACATGGAAGGCAGCCGTGGAAATTGCATTGGCAATGGAAGTTGCAGATAAGCAAGCCAGCAATGTCAGGAAGTCGGCCGAGGCTGGAGGCATAAACTATGTTAAACCACCGCATCCTCCGAAAACACCCAAGCAAAGAAAGCCTTGTTTCCGTTGTGGTGAGGACCACGCCCCTCAGAAATGCCGATTTAAAGATGAGAATTGTAGGAACTGCAAATTGAAAGGTCACATTTCCAAGATGTGCAATTAG